One window of the Rhizobiaceae bacterium genome contains the following:
- a CDS encoding iron-containing alcohol dehydrogenase has product MSKLVSKWNYPTTVRFGAGRIAELPDALAATGIKRPLFVTDPGLAKLPVVAKTLKILDAAKVPYGVFSDVKPNPVESNLTAGIKAFKKGKHDGVIAFGGGSALDLAKLIAFQAEQTRPVWDFEDIGDWWTRANADAIVPIIAVPTTAGTGSEVGRAGVITHEASHTKKVIFHPKMLPAIVIADPELTAGMPPFITAGTGMDALAHCLEAYCAPGYHPMADGIAVEGIRLVFENLPKAFANGNDLVARAHMMSAAAMGATAFQKGLGAIHSLSHPIGALYDTHHGMTNAVFMPYVLAFNREAVEEKIERLAAYCGIKGGFDGFAKAIIRLRKTLKVPHALPGLVKGLDMDRKRKTLIADMAIVDPTAGGNPVKLTKKAALGLLEKALAGEV; this is encoded by the coding sequence ATGTCCAAGCTCGTCTCCAAATGGAACTATCCCACCACCGTGCGTTTCGGCGCCGGCCGCATAGCCGAACTGCCGGATGCGCTGGCCGCAACTGGCATCAAGCGGCCGCTCTTCGTCACCGATCCGGGTCTTGCAAAGCTGCCGGTCGTGGCTAAGACGCTGAAGATCCTCGATGCGGCGAAGGTGCCATACGGCGTCTTCTCCGACGTCAAGCCGAATCCGGTGGAATCCAACCTCACCGCCGGCATAAAGGCCTTCAAGAAGGGCAAGCATGATGGCGTCATCGCCTTCGGCGGCGGCTCCGCGCTCGATCTCGCCAAGCTGATCGCCTTCCAGGCCGAGCAGACGCGGCCTGTCTGGGATTTCGAGGACATCGGCGACTGGTGGACGCGCGCCAATGCCGACGCCATCGTGCCGATCATCGCGGTGCCCACCACCGCCGGCACCGGCTCGGAAGTCGGCCGCGCCGGCGTCATCACGCACGAGGCGAGCCACACCAAGAAGGTGATCTTCCATCCGAAGATGCTGCCGGCGATCGTCATCGCCGATCCGGAACTCACCGCCGGCATGCCGCCGTTCATCACGGCCGGCACCGGCATGGACGCGCTCGCCCACTGCCTCGAAGCCTATTGCGCGCCGGGCTATCATCCAATGGCGGACGGCATCGCGGTCGAAGGCATCCGGCTGGTGTTCGAGAACCTGCCCAAGGCCTTCGCCAACGGCAATGATCTCGTCGCCCGCGCCCACATGATGAGCGCGGCCGCCATGGGCGCCACCGCCTTCCAGAAGGGGCTCGGTGCCATCCATTCGCTGTCGCATCCGATCGGCGCGCTCTACGACACCCATCACGGCATGACCAACGCTGTCTTCATGCCCTATGTGCTCGCCTTCAACCGCGAGGCGGTGGAGGAGAAGATCGAGCGCCTGGCCGCCTATTGCGGCATCAAGGGCGGCTTCGATGGCTTCGCCAAGGCGATCATCAGGCTGCGCAAAACGCTGAAGGTTCCGCATGCGCTGCCGGGTCTCGTCAAGGGTCTCGACATGGACAGGAAACGCAAGACGCTGATCGCCGACATGGCGATCGTCGATCCGACCGCCGGCGGCAATCCCGTCAAGCTGACGAAGAAGGCGGCGCTCGGTCTGCTCGAGAAGGCGCTGGCCGGAGAGGTTTGA
- a CDS encoding TRAP transporter small permease subunit — translation MPRAVRLFVHFVDAVNYRVGRVAMYLFFVMGAILLASTASRLFLGVPINWALEMSQFILSAYYLLGGAYTMQLGGHVRMDLFYDRLSARKRAVTDAVTILFVIFYLAVLFGGGVSSTNYAIVYGQKNYSAWSPPLWPVKVVMTAAILLMLLQCVSAFCKDVAIARGKPIA, via the coding sequence GTGCCAAGGGCAGTTCGCCTCTTTGTCCACTTCGTCGACGCCGTGAACTACCGCGTCGGCAGGGTGGCGATGTATCTCTTCTTCGTCATGGGGGCCATCCTGCTGGCCTCGACGGCATCGCGCCTCTTTCTCGGCGTGCCCATCAACTGGGCGCTCGAAATGTCGCAGTTCATCCTGTCGGCCTACTATCTGCTCGGTGGCGCCTACACGATGCAGCTCGGCGGGCATGTGCGCATGGACCTGTTCTACGACCGGCTGTCGGCGCGCAAGCGGGCGGTGACGGACGCCGTCACCATCCTCTTCGTTATCTTCTATCTGGCCGTTCTGTTCGGCGGCGGGGTTTCCAGCACCAACTACGCGATCGTCTACGGGCAGAAGAACTATTCGGCCTGGTCGCCGCCGCTGTGGCCGGTCAAGGTGGTGATGACCGCCGCCATCCTGCTGATGCTGCTCCAGTGCGTCAGCGCCTTCTGCAAAGACGTCGCCATCGCGCGCGGGAAGCCGATTGCATGA
- a CDS encoding N-formylglutamate amidohydrolase, whose amino-acid sequence MSEETDAVRPADLVQVWNREGRGRVVIACDHASNRLLPEHGTLGLDAGEFERHIAWDPGALPVSLHLSKLLDAPVVAGGLSRLVIDCNRPFDAPDLIPEVSETTVIPGNAGLDAEARRKRIELAHKPFHDAIDDVLSRRLRHGMETWLISIHSFTPVYKDIPRPWHIGILHDDDERLSRPMIEAFGVSGGIVVGDNQPYSPADRVYYTLERHARSRGLPCAMIEIRNDEIAGAAGQRRWADRLAAVLAGIATVENTIAARPADARRTGSS is encoded by the coding sequence ATGTCGGAGGAAACGGACGCCGTGCGTCCCGCCGATCTTGTCCAGGTGTGGAACCGCGAGGGCCGCGGCCGCGTCGTCATCGCCTGCGATCACGCCTCGAACCGCCTGCTGCCGGAGCACGGCACGCTCGGCCTCGATGCTGGCGAATTCGAGCGGCACATCGCATGGGACCCAGGGGCGCTTCCGGTTTCGCTGCACCTGTCGAAGCTGCTCGACGCGCCCGTCGTCGCGGGCGGCCTTTCGCGCCTCGTCATCGACTGCAACCGTCCCTTCGACGCGCCCGACCTCATTCCGGAAGTGAGCGAGACGACGGTCATCCCCGGCAATGCCGGCCTCGACGCCGAGGCCCGCCGCAAGCGCATCGAGCTTGCGCACAAGCCCTTCCATGACGCGATCGACGACGTCCTGTCCCGCCGGCTGCGGCACGGCATGGAGACGTGGCTCATCTCGATCCACTCCTTCACGCCGGTCTACAAGGACATTCCTCGCCCGTGGCACATCGGCATCCTGCACGACGACGACGAGCGTCTGTCGCGGCCGATGATCGAGGCGTTCGGCGTTTCCGGGGGCATCGTCGTCGGCGACAACCAGCCCTATTCGCCAGCCGACCGCGTCTATTACACGCTGGAGCGCCACGCGCGCTCGCGCGGCCTGCCCTGCGCCATGATCGAGATCCGCAACGACGAGATCGCGGGTGCGGCGGGGCAGCGCAGATGGGCGGACAGGCTCGCCGCCGTCCTCGCCGGGATCGCCACTGTGGAAAATACCATCGCGGCGCGTCCTGCCGATGCCCGCAGGACCGGTTCAAGCTAG
- a CDS encoding ABC transporter substrate-binding protein, whose amino-acid sequence MFKFAGKVLSLSAASLMVTTALVSAEPSAELVAAAKAEGQLTTIALPHDWCGYGAVIDGFKKKYPEITINELNPDAGSSDEIEAIKANKDNKGPQAPDVIDVGLSYGPQAKADGLIQPYKVSTWDSIPDSAKDAEGYWYGDYYGVLSFEVNKDLVPNPPADWADLQKAEYANAVALAGDPRASNQAIQGVYAAGLAMGATDAKSAGEKGLDFFKELNAKGNFVPVIGKSATLAQGQTPILITWDYNALAGRDTLNGNPPVEVIVPKSGVVAGVYIQAISAYAPHPNAAKLWMEYLYSDEGQLGWLAGYCHPIRFNDLAKNGKIPQDMLDKLPPAAAYEAAVFPSLDDQAAAKDVITKNWDTVVGANVQ is encoded by the coding sequence ATGTTCAAGTTTGCAGGGAAAGTCCTTTCCCTCAGCGCCGCGTCGCTCATGGTGACGACGGCGCTCGTTTCGGCCGAGCCGTCCGCGGAACTCGTCGCCGCAGCCAAGGCCGAAGGCCAGCTGACGACCATCGCGCTGCCGCATGACTGGTGCGGCTATGGCGCGGTCATCGACGGCTTCAAGAAGAAGTATCCCGAGATCACGATCAACGAGCTCAACCCGGATGCCGGTTCGAGCGACGAGATCGAGGCGATCAAGGCGAACAAGGACAACAAGGGCCCGCAGGCGCCGGACGTCATCGACGTCGGTCTCTCCTATGGCCCGCAGGCGAAGGCCGACGGCCTGATCCAGCCCTACAAGGTCTCGACCTGGGATTCGATCCCGGACAGCGCCAAGGACGCCGAAGGCTACTGGTACGGCGACTATTACGGCGTGCTCTCCTTCGAGGTGAACAAGGATCTCGTGCCGAATCCGCCCGCCGACTGGGCCGACCTGCAGAAGGCTGAATACGCCAACGCCGTCGCGCTGGCCGGCGACCCCCGCGCCTCGAACCAGGCGATCCAGGGCGTCTACGCGGCCGGCCTCGCCATGGGCGCGACCGACGCGAAGTCGGCCGGCGAGAAGGGTCTCGACTTCTTCAAGGAGCTGAACGCCAAGGGCAACTTCGTGCCGGTGATCGGCAAGTCGGCGACGCTGGCGCAGGGCCAGACGCCGATCCTCATCACCTGGGACTACAACGCGCTCGCGGGCCGCGACACGCTGAACGGCAATCCGCCGGTCGAGGTCATCGTGCCGAAGTCGGGCGTCGTCGCGGGCGTCTACATCCAGGCGATCAGCGCCTACGCGCCGCATCCGAACGCCGCGAAGCTGTGGATGGAGTATCTCTATTCGGACGAGGGACAGCTCGGCTGGCTCGCCGGCTACTGCCACCCGATCCGCTTCAACGACCTCGCCAAGAACGGCAAGATCCCGCAGGATATGCTCGACAAGCTGCCGCCGGCCGCCGCCTATGAGGCAGCCGTGTTCCCGAGCCTCGACGACCAGGCCGCGGCCAAGGACGTCATCACCAAGAACTGGGACACCGTCGTGGGCGCCAACGTCCAGTAG
- a CDS encoding TRAP transporter substrate-binding protein yields the protein MTDQTRLNKRDFLRRTVLTGAGAAGATMLATPYVKAQAPIKWRLQTYAGPALAEHVVKNSIDWFNKAANGEMEIELYTADQLVPQGELFRAVQSGTIDAAQSDDDSAAAPVDVKVFGAYFPLASRYSLDVPALWHWHGLKEIWEEAYAEIPGVTWLSSGAWDPCNFGTTKPINSLADLKGLRVYTFPTGGQFLSKFGVVPVSLPYEDVEPAIQTGELDGVCWCGITEMHTVGWANVLKYYLTNPLSGAWAGSYFVNTDKWNAVPEHLQQLFRLAMDASHYYRQHWYWAGEAKYRNEGKLELTTIPAAEWKQVEDEAFKFWDEVAAQSPRSAKVVEIIKKYNESMTKAGAPYRYS from the coding sequence ATGACGGACCAGACCAGACTGAACAAGCGTGACTTCCTCCGCAGGACCGTGCTGACCGGCGCAGGCGCCGCCGGCGCGACGATGCTCGCGACGCCCTATGTGAAGGCGCAGGCGCCGATCAAATGGCGTCTCCAGACCTATGCGGGCCCGGCGCTCGCCGAGCATGTCGTCAAGAATTCGATCGACTGGTTCAACAAGGCGGCCAATGGCGAGATGGAGATCGAGCTCTACACGGCCGACCAGCTCGTGCCGCAGGGCGAGTTGTTCCGCGCCGTGCAGTCGGGCACCATCGACGCCGCGCAGAGCGACGACGACTCGGCTGCCGCGCCGGTCGACGTGAAGGTGTTCGGCGCCTACTTCCCGCTGGCATCGCGCTATTCGCTCGACGTTCCGGCGCTCTGGCACTGGCACGGGCTGAAGGAGATCTGGGAAGAGGCCTATGCCGAGATCCCCGGTGTCACCTGGCTCTCGTCCGGCGCCTGGGACCCGTGCAACTTCGGTACGACCAAGCCGATCAATTCGCTGGCCGACCTCAAGGGCCTGCGCGTCTACACCTTCCCGACCGGCGGCCAGTTCCTGTCGAAGTTCGGCGTGGTGCCGGTGTCGCTGCCCTATGAAGACGTCGAGCCGGCGATCCAGACCGGCGAGCTCGACGGCGTCTGCTGGTGCGGCATCACCGAGATGCACACGGTCGGCTGGGCGAATGTGTTGAAATACTATCTGACCAATCCGCTGTCGGGTGCGTGGGCGGGCTCCTATTTCGTCAACACCGACAAGTGGAACGCGGTGCCCGAACACCTTCAGCAGCTCTTCCGGCTGGCGATGGACGCATCGCATTACTATCGCCAGCACTGGTACTGGGCGGGCGAGGCGAAGTACCGCAACGAAGGCAAGCTCGAACTCACCACCATCCCGGCGGCCGAGTGGAAGCAGGTCGAGGACGAGGCTTTCAAGTTCTGGGACGAGGTTGCCGCCCAGAGCCCGCGTTCGGCCAAGGTGGTCGAGATCATCAAGAAGTACAACGAGTCGATGACGAAGGCCGGCGCGCCCTATCGCTACAGCTGA
- a CDS encoding glutamine synthetase family protein, with protein MAANLSLDDLKKAIEAGEIDTVLACGVDMQGRLFGKRFLASFFADSAHDETHGCNYLLALDIDMEPVPGYKAASWSQGYGDFVLKPDLATMRRVPWLEKTALVICDIQDHHTHEDLPHSPRGILRRQVARLKERGYIGYFASELEFYLIKESYDSARAKRWHDLSTASPYIGDYQIGITTLEEGVMRRLRNEMNAAGIPIENSKGEWGPGQEEINVRYAEALDMADRHVILKNGAKEIAHQEGQAITFMAKYNYGLAGNSSHIHNSLWSADGKTPLFFDRKAPWTLSTLGQQWSAGQLKYAKEFTWFLCPYINSYKRFQSGTFAPTKIMWSEDNRTAGFRLCGEGTKGIRMECRIGGADLNPYLAFAALIAAGLAGIDEKLELQKPFVGDAYQAAKLPEIPKTLREATETMAKSKMLKAAFGEDVIEHYVHTARWEQLEYDRRITDWELHRGFERY; from the coding sequence ATGGCCGCAAATCTTTCCCTCGACGATCTGAAGAAGGCCATAGAAGCTGGCGAGATCGACACCGTGCTTGCCTGCGGCGTCGACATGCAGGGGCGCCTGTTCGGCAAGCGCTTCCTCGCCTCGTTCTTCGCCGACTCCGCCCATGACGAGACGCATGGCTGCAACTATCTGCTCGCGCTCGATATCGATATGGAGCCGGTGCCCGGCTACAAGGCGGCGAGCTGGAGCCAGGGCTACGGCGATTTCGTGCTGAAGCCCGACCTCGCCACGATGCGCCGCGTGCCGTGGCTGGAAAAGACGGCGCTGGTCATCTGCGACATCCAGGACCATCACACACATGAGGACCTGCCGCACTCGCCACGCGGCATCCTGCGCCGGCAGGTCGCCCGCCTCAAGGAGCGTGGCTATATCGGCTATTTCGCGTCGGAACTCGAATTCTACCTGATCAAGGAAAGCTACGATTCCGCCCGTGCCAAGCGCTGGCACGATCTGTCCACCGCTTCGCCCTACATCGGCGACTACCAGATCGGCATCACGACGCTGGAGGAAGGCGTCATGCGGCGGCTGCGCAACGAGATGAACGCCGCCGGCATCCCGATCGAGAATTCCAAGGGCGAATGGGGGCCGGGGCAGGAGGAGATCAACGTCCGCTATGCCGAGGCGCTCGACATGGCCGACCGTCACGTCATCCTGAAGAACGGCGCCAAGGAGATCGCGCATCAGGAAGGGCAGGCGATCACCTTCATGGCCAAGTACAATTACGGTCTCGCCGGCAATTCCAGCCACATCCACAACTCGCTGTGGAGCGCCGACGGCAAGACCCCGCTCTTTTTCGACAGGAAGGCGCCGTGGACGCTGTCGACGCTCGGCCAGCAGTGGAGCGCCGGGCAGCTCAAATACGCCAAGGAATTCACTTGGTTCCTCTGCCCCTACATCAATTCCTACAAGCGCTTCCAGTCGGGTACCTTCGCCCCGACCAAGATCATGTGGTCGGAAGACAACCGCACGGCCGGCTTCCGGCTCTGCGGGGAGGGGACGAAGGGCATCCGCATGGAATGCCGCATCGGCGGCGCGGACCTGAATCCCTATCTCGCCTTCGCCGCGCTGATCGCGGCCGGTCTCGCCGGCATCGACGAGAAGCTGGAACTGCAAAAACCCTTTGTCGGCGACGCCTATCAGGCGGCGAAGCTGCCGGAGATCCCGAAGACGCTGCGCGAGGCGACCGAAACCATGGCGAAGTCGAAGATGCTGAAGGCGGCGTTCGGTGAGGACGTGATCGAGCATTACGTCCACACCGCGCGGTGGGAGCAGCTCGAATATGACCGCCGCATCACCGACTGGGAGCTGCACCGCGGTTTCGAGCGGTACTGA
- a CDS encoding TRAP transporter large permease subunit, with product MSSEFITLFMFGTMMVLLFTGQRVFGVIGFVGTAAALWLWGKGSFEMPFNATFQVLNWYPLITVPFFVFMGYMLSESGMASGLYRMFHVWFGPIRGGLALGTIGLMVLIAALNGLSVAGMAIGATIALPQLLRHGYDKVMVTGVIQAGSSLGILIPPSVVLVLYAMIARAPVIDLWLAGIGPGILMAIIFAVYVYIRCLLQPEIGPALPEEERAQITRAEKFALLRSGILPLAIFFVMMALFLTGVTSLVESSAVGALLSVGAAWWAGNLNRKVIEDSTRNTLTISCMFMWIILGALCFSAVYDGLGAVKAVKTLLIDTWEFSPWTVLILMLLSFVVMGMFLDDTAMLVIVAPLYIPLVKALGFDLVWFGILYTITCQIAYITPPFGYNLFLMRAMAPPEVTLVDIYRSIIPFFFLMVLTIILLMVFPQISLWLPSLYKGI from the coding sequence ATGAGTTCGGAGTTCATCACGCTCTTCATGTTCGGCACCATGATGGTGCTGCTGTTCACCGGTCAGCGCGTCTTCGGCGTGATCGGCTTCGTCGGCACCGCCGCCGCGCTGTGGCTGTGGGGCAAGGGCTCCTTCGAGATGCCTTTCAACGCCACCTTCCAGGTGCTGAACTGGTATCCGCTGATCACCGTGCCGTTCTTCGTCTTCATGGGCTACATGCTGTCGGAATCGGGTATGGCGTCCGGCCTCTACCGCATGTTCCACGTCTGGTTCGGACCGATCAGGGGTGGCCTTGCGCTCGGCACGATCGGCCTGATGGTGCTCATCGCCGCGCTGAACGGCCTTTCCGTCGCGGGCATGGCGATCGGCGCGACGATCGCGCTGCCGCAGCTTCTGCGCCACGGCTATGACAAGGTGATGGTCACTGGCGTGATCCAGGCCGGCTCCTCGCTCGGCATCCTCATCCCGCCCAGCGTCGTGCTGGTGCTTTACGCCATGATCGCGCGCGCGCCCGTCATCGACCTATGGCTCGCCGGCATCGGTCCGGGGATTCTGATGGCGATCATCTTCGCCGTCTACGTCTACATACGCTGCCTTCTCCAGCCAGAGATCGGCCCGGCGCTGCCGGAAGAGGAGCGCGCTCAGATCACGCGGGCGGAGAAGTTCGCCCTGCTGAGGTCCGGCATCCTGCCGCTGGCGATCTTCTTCGTCATGATGGCGCTGTTCCTCACCGGCGTGACCAGCCTGGTGGAGAGCTCGGCCGTCGGTGCGCTGCTGTCGGTCGGCGCCGCCTGGTGGGCAGGCAATCTGAACCGCAAGGTCATCGAGGATTCCACCCGCAACACGCTGACGATCTCCTGCATGTTCATGTGGATCATCCTCGGCGCGCTCTGCTTCAGCGCCGTCTATGACGGGCTCGGCGCGGTGAAGGCGGTGAAGACGCTGCTGATCGACACGTGGGAGTTCTCTCCCTGGACGGTGCTGATCCTGATGCTGCTTTCCTTTGTCGTGATGGGCATGTTTCTCGACGACACGGCCATGCTGGTCATCGTCGCGCCGCTCTATATCCCGCTGGTCAAGGCGCTCGGCTTCGACCTGGTATGGTTCGGCATCCTCTACACGATCACCTGCCAGATCGCGTACATCACGCCGCCCTTCGGCTACAATCTGTTCCTGATGCGGGCGATGGCGCCGCCCGAGGTTACGCTGGTGGACATTTACAGGTCTATCATCCCCTTCTTCTTTCTCATGGTGCTGACGATCATACTGCTGATGGTCTTCCCGCAGATTTCACTGTGGCTGCCCTCGCTCTACAAGGGAATCTGA
- a CDS encoding aldehyde dehydrogenase family protein, with amino-acid sequence MTETVKLKSPIDGSIYAERPVATDQALNAAVERARAAQEDWARVPVTERAKYMLAMLEALVGMTDEIVPEIAWQMGRPVRYGGEFGGVRERTQYMVEIAEKALAPVMASNPKDGFRRYVRKAPLGVVMVIAPWNYPYLTAVNTIVPALIAGNTVILKHAAQTLLVGERFAKAFEMANLPKGVFQNVVLNHAQTEKLLGSGKIDHVNFTGSVAGGRAIEKAAAGTFMTLGLELGGKDPAYVLPDAKMDHAVANLVDGAFFNSGQCCCGIERIYVHEKVYDAFVEGFVAETKNYVVGNPLDAATTLGPMAQARFADLIREQKAEALRKGAKAHVNMKVDGDREGSPYLAPEVLTNVDHQMSVMREESFGPIVGIMKVRNDEEAVALMNDSPYGLTASIWTRDTEHAEKLGDRIETGTIFMNRCDYLDPALVWTGVKDTGKGVALSALGYDSLTRPKSYHLREEI; translated from the coding sequence ATGACCGAGACGGTCAAACTCAAATCCCCCATCGACGGCTCGATCTATGCCGAGCGTCCGGTGGCGACCGATCAGGCGCTGAACGCCGCCGTCGAGCGCGCCCGAGCCGCGCAGGAAGACTGGGCGCGCGTGCCGGTCACGGAGCGCGCGAAATACATGCTCGCCATGCTGGAGGCGCTGGTCGGCATGACCGACGAGATCGTGCCGGAGATCGCCTGGCAGATGGGCCGGCCGGTGCGCTATGGCGGCGAGTTCGGCGGCGTCAGGGAACGCACGCAATATATGGTCGAGATCGCCGAAAAGGCGCTCGCGCCGGTCATGGCCTCCAACCCGAAGGACGGCTTCAGGCGCTATGTGAGGAAGGCGCCGCTCGGCGTCGTCATGGTCATCGCGCCGTGGAACTACCCCTATCTCACGGCGGTGAACACCATCGTCCCGGCGCTGATCGCCGGCAACACGGTGATCCTGAAGCACGCCGCGCAGACGCTGCTGGTCGGCGAGCGCTTCGCAAAAGCCTTCGAAATGGCGAACCTGCCGAAGGGCGTGTTCCAGAACGTCGTGCTGAATCATGCCCAGACCGAGAAGCTTCTCGGTTCCGGCAAGATCGACCATGTCAATTTCACCGGCTCCGTCGCGGGCGGCCGCGCCATCGAAAAGGCGGCGGCCGGCACCTTCATGACGCTCGGGCTGGAGCTTGGCGGCAAGGACCCGGCCTATGTGCTGCCGGATGCAAAAATGGATCATGCCGTCGCCAATCTGGTCGACGGTGCTTTTTTCAATTCCGGCCAGTGCTGCTGCGGCATCGAGCGCATCTATGTGCACGAGAAGGTCTATGACGCGTTCGTCGAAGGTTTTGTCGCCGAGACGAAGAATTACGTCGTCGGCAATCCGCTCGACGCTGCGACCACGCTCGGGCCGATGGCGCAGGCGCGCTTCGCCGACCTGATCCGCGAGCAGAAGGCCGAAGCCCTGCGCAAGGGCGCGAAGGCCCATGTCAACATGAAGGTCGACGGCGACAGGGAAGGCTCGCCCTACCTCGCGCCGGAAGTGCTGACCAATGTCGACCATCAGATGAGCGTCATGCGCGAGGAAAGCTTTGGGCCGATCGTCGGCATCATGAAGGTGCGCAACGACGAGGAGGCCGTCGCGCTGATGAACGACAGTCCCTACGGCCTCACCGCCTCGATCTGGACGCGCGACACGGAACACGCCGAAAAGCTCGGCGACCGCATCGAGACCGGCACCATCTTCATGAACCGCTGCGACTATCTCGACCCGGCGCTGGTCTGGACCGGCGTCAAGGACACCGGCAAGGGCGTCGCGCTGTCGGCTCTCGGCTACGACAGTCTGACGCGGCCGAAGAGCTATCACTTGCGCGAAGAAATCTGA